A single genomic interval of Trichosurus vulpecula isolate mTriVul1 chromosome 6, mTriVul1.pri, whole genome shotgun sequence harbors:
- the LOC118853959 gene encoding NADH dehydrogenase [ubiquinone] iron-sulfur protein 6, mitochondrial-like yields the protein MAAAVAGTLTFGRFLGRGLGVARGLPVSARCFGVKISPSGEKITHSGQVYDEEDYRRIRFVGRQKEVNENFAIDLISEQPVSEVESRVISCDGGGGALGHPKVYINLDKETKTGTCGYCGLQFKQHHHH from the coding sequence atggcggcggcggtggcggggACGCTGACCTTCGGTCGCTTTCTGGGCCGCGGCCTCGGGGTCGCCCGGGGCCTCCCTGTGTCCGCCAGGTGTTTTGGTGTGAAGATATCACCCTCGGGGGAGAAAATTACTCACTCGGGCCAGGTTTATGATGAAGAAGATTACAGGAGGATTCGCTTTGTTGGTCGCCAGAAAGAGGTAAACGAAAACTTTGCAATTGATTTGATATCAGAGCAACCAGTGAGTGAAGTGGAAAGTCGAGTGATATCATGTGATGGTGGAGGAGGAGCTCTTGGTCATccaaaagtgtatataaactTGGACAAAGAGACTAAAACTGGGACTTGTGGGTATTGTGGACTTCAGTTtaaacaacaccaccaccactga